The Fulvivirga ligni genome window below encodes:
- a CDS encoding DUF1599 domain-containing protein, producing MVDKTVSEYKEVIRQCKELFEKKTKDYGTAWRILRLPSITDQIYIKAQRIRSIQEKGGMQKVGEDITSEFVGIINYCIMAVIQMELVNDDELEIPYERLEPIYDRVATETLELLQNKNHDYGEAWREMRVSSITDIILMKLLRVKQIEDNEGKTLVSEGIKANYQDMINYSVFSLIKLDYVHNN from the coding sequence TTGGTAGATAAAACCGTCAGCGAATATAAGGAGGTTATCAGGCAGTGTAAAGAACTTTTTGAAAAGAAAACAAAAGATTATGGCACTGCGTGGAGAATTTTGAGATTGCCTTCAATCACAGATCAAATTTATATTAAGGCACAACGAATTCGTTCTATTCAGGAAAAAGGTGGAATGCAGAAAGTGGGGGAGGACATAACTTCCGAGTTTGTAGGGATTATTAACTATTGTATCATGGCTGTGATTCAGATGGAGTTAGTTAATGATGATGAATTGGAAATACCTTACGAAAGATTGGAGCCCATTTATGACAGAGTAGCTACCGAAACGTTAGAGCTTTTGCAAAATAAAAACCATGATTATGGTGAAGCATGGAGAGAAATGAGGGTGAGCTCTATTACGGATATTATTTTAATGAAACTGCTCAGAGTGAAGCAGATAGAAGATAATGAAGGTAAGACCTTGGTATCCGAAGGTATAAAAGCAAACTATCAGGATATGATTAACTATTCTGTTTTTTCATTGATAAAGCTCGATTATGTTCACAACAATTAG